TCAATCATTTTGAAGAAGAATAGAGAATTCAGCAATTTTTGACTATAGGATTCATACCAATTTAAAAAAAGAATGTGGCAAATAGACCATTTGTAGAGACGCGATTTATCGCGTCTTAACCCAAGGATATGTTGCAATCATTAATTGAATTGGTATCAGTAGTGGCGTGGCAAGGCTAATGCACCAATGATTTTAACGCTTTAGTGTTCGATAGTGGTGGGTTACGGCGTAGCCTAGCCCACCCTACAAAAGAGTTTACTTTGCTTACCGATATAGCCAAACACGCAAGAGTGAAAGCAGCTGTTCAGTATCTACGGGTTTGGTGATGTAGTCTGATGCGCCTGCTTCAATGCATTTCTCACGATCGCCTTGCATGGCTTTAGCTGTCAATGCAATGATCGGCAAAGTTTTAAATTGCTCGTTCTGGCGAATTAGGCGCGTTGTTTCGTAACCGTCCATTTCTGGCATCATTACGTCCATTAAAACGACATCGATGTCTGGTGTACTTTCTAGGGAAGCAATTCCATCTCTGCCGTTTTCAGCATATAACACCACCATTTGATACCGCTCTAACATACTTGTGAGCGCAAATATGTTACGCATATCGTCGTCTACAATTAGTACTTTCTTGCCTGCAAGAAAGTGACCTTGTGAATGCAGTTGTTCGAGTATTTGGCGTTTTGGTGCAGGTAGATTTGCTTGGACTCGGTGTAAAAATAATGCTGTTTCATCCAGTAGACGTTCGGGCGATCGCACGTCTTTGACAATGATTGTCTCAGCTATGCGTCTGAGTTCAGTTTCTTGGGCTTTGCTAATTTCCCTGCCAGTGTAAACAATGATCGGCAATGTTTCGCCATTCGGTTCCAGCTTAATCTGCTCGATGAGTTCAATTCCAGTCATATCTGGTAGCCCTAAATCTAGGACGAGGCAATCAAAATGCTTGTTGCGAATCGCTTCTAGGGCTGCTGCACCAGTGCCGACGGCAGTAGTAGCAACATCGCTGTTGCCAATCAATTCTACAAGACTCAGCCGTTGCGTATCATCATCTTCAACTATCAGCAAATTCTTCACCCGACGCTCAACAAAACCTTTTATTTTGGTTAATGCTTCGGATATTGTTTCACTGGTTAATGGTTTTTGCAGATATGCGATCGCTCCTAGTTGTAAACCGCGTTGTCGTCCTTCCTCAACTGTCATGATATGTACAGGAATATGACGCGTATTTGGGTCATGCTTGAGACGATCCAACACTGACCAACCATCCATTTCCGGCATTCTGATATCGAGTAAAACTGCTGAAGGCTGGTATTGCTGTGCTAGCGCTAAACCTGCAACGCCGTTTTGAGCAGCTATGACTTTGAATGACTGCTGGTGCGCCATCTCTATTAAGATACGTGCAAAGTTAATGTCATCTTCGACAATTAACAACACGCGATCGCCATTTTGGATATTGGCGCGATCGTCATTTATATCTGGGGACTGGGGATAAGGGGCTGGTGACTGAGTACTAGGAACTGGGGATAAGGGGTAACGCGTACTGGGGAGTGATTTTGATGTTGAGGACTCAGAGTTGAGAATTCTTGACTCAGGACTCAATTGTGGCAAGTAGAATGTGAAGGTGCTGCCCTGCTCTGGGGTACTAACAAGTGTAATTTCTCCACCGAAGAGACGAGCGATTTCGCGGCTGATTGATAAGCCTAAGCCTGTACCGCCATATTTACGACTGGTAGTGCCGTCGGCTTGCTGGAAGGCTTCAAAAATAACTTTCTGCTTTTCGGGGAGAATACCAATACCAGTATCGATGACTGCAAAGGCAATCACTGTCTGGGCGCGATTTAATGTTTCTTGATTGCGGCTCCAACCTTGCTTCGCTACGTGAATATGCAAGCTGACTTCTCCACGCTCTGTAAACTTAAAAGCGTTAGAGAGGAGATTTTTCAACACTTGTTGTAAGCGTTTGGCGTCAGTATATATCGTTCTTGGCAATTCAGGAGCTAATTCAACTGTGAAAGCAAGTCCTTTGTTTTGAGCTATTTGTCCAAAGGTGCGTTCAACCTGTTCGCTCAACTCAGTTAACACCATATGATTCATGTCAATTGACATGGTTCCAGATTCAATTTTGGCGAGATCCAAAATGTCATTGATCAATGCCAAAAGGTCGTTACCTGCTGAGTAAATTGTCTGGCTGTATTCGACTTGCTTGCTGGTGAGGTTGTGATCAACATTATCTGTCAACAACTTAGCTAAAATCAGCAAGCTGTTCAACGGTGTCCGCAGTTCATGGGACATATTGGCGAGAAACTCAGACTTATATTTTGACGAAAGTGCTAGTTGTTCTGCTTTCTCTTCTAAAGATCGTCTTGCTTGTTCAATTTCGCGATTTTTTCGCTCGACTTCTTTCTTTTGCAGCGCTAACATCTCGGCTTTTTCTTCTAACTCGGCGTTAGTTTGTTGTAATTCTTCTTGCTGTCCTTTGAGTAAATCTTCAGAAGTTTTGAGTGATTGAGCTTGTTGTTCTAGGCGTTTGTTGGTTTCTCTGAGTTCATTTTGCTGAGTTTGCAGTTCTTCAGCTAGAGATTGCGACTGCTTGAGCAATTCTTCAGTCCGCATAGAAGCGGCGATTGTGTTGAGGACGATCGCAATACTTTCGGTAAGCTGGTCGAAGAATGTTAAATGAATCTCACTAAAGCGGCGGAAAGAAGCTAATTCAATTACCGCCGTCACCTGTCCTTCAAACAGTACGGGTAACACCACGGCATTCAGCGGAGTTGCTTCGCCTAAACCAGAGCTAATTTTGACATAATCGCCTGGAACTTCCGTTAATAGAATCCGCTCTTTTTCTAAAGCGCATTGCCCCACCAAACCTTCACCCAAGTGGAAGCGGTTACCCAGATGTCTGCGTTCACGGTAAGCGTAGCTACTAATTAGTTTCAAATAGGCGGTACTATCCATGCCGTCCATCAGGTAGAATACGCCATGTTGCGCTCCTACTAATGGTGCTAGTTCTGAGAGAATCAGTTTGGATACTGTTTCTAAGTCTCGCTGACCTTGCAGCATCCGGGTAAACTTGGCGAGGTTAGTTTTCAACCAGTCTTGTTCTGTATTCTTCTGCGTTGTCTCCCGCAGATTGCCAATCATCTGGTTAATGTTGTCTTTGAGGATGGCAACTTCACCTTCGGCATCGACAGCAATTGAACGCGTTAAGTCACCTTTTGTTACAGCTGTTGCAACTTCTGCGATCGCTCTTAACTGTGTAGTCAAAGTCGCAGCAAGTTCATTTACATTATCTGTCAAATCTCGCCAAGTTCCTGCCGCCCCTGGGACTCTCGCTTGTCCGCCTAACTTACCTTCAATACCCACTTCCCGGGCTACGGTGGTGACTTGGTTGGCAAATGTCGCTAGGGTATCAATCATCTCATTGATTGTTTCTGCCAAAGTTTCAATTTCTCCCTTGGCATCTAGCATCAGTTTCCGTTTCAAGTCGCCATTCGCGACTGCTGTCACCACTTTGGCAATGCCTCGCACTTGCGCGGTTAAGTTACTCGCCATTGAGTTCACATTATCAGTCAAGTCTTTCCAAGTACCCGCGACGCCTTGGACTTCCGCTTGTCCACCGAGTTTACCTTCGGTTCCCACTTCCCGCGCCACCCGCGTCACTTCACTAGCAAAGGAACTCAATTGATCCACCATCACGTTAATAGTGTTTTTGAGTTCGAGAATTTCGCCTTTAACATCAACGGTGATTTTCTTCGATAAGTCACCATTTGCCACCGCTTTTGTGACTTCGGCAATATTCCGCAGTTGCGCCGTTAAGTTTCCCGCCATCAAGTTGAAATTGTCGGTCAAATCTTTCCAAGTACCGGCAACACCCCTGACGTAAGCTTGTACACCCAACTTACCTTCGGTTCCTACTTCCCGCGCCACCCGCGTCACTTCACTAGCAAAGGAATTGAGTTGATCCACCATTGTATTAATAGTGTTCTTTAACTCTAAGATTTCACCTTTAACATCCACGGTGATTTTCTTCGAGAGGTCACCATTTGCCACCGCCGTCGTTACTTCGGCAATGTTCCGCACCTGTGCAGTTAAGCTTCCCGCCATCGAATTCACGCTGTCGGTTAAGTCTTTCCAAGTGCCGGCAACGCCTCGGACTTCGGCTTGCACGCCCAACTTCCCTTCAGTTCCCACCTCTCGCGCCACCCGCGTCACTTCACTGGCAAAGGAATTGAGTTGATCCACCATTGTATTAATAGTGTTTTTCAACTCTAAGATTTCACCTTTAACATCAACCGTGATTTTCTTGGATAAGTCGCCTGTTGCTACCGCCGTTGTTACTGTGGCAATATTCCGCACTTGTGCAGTTAAACTTCCTGCCATGAAGTTAACCGAATCAGTCAAATCTTTCCAAGTTCCAGCTACGCCGCGCACATCTGCTTGCACGCCCAACTTTCCTTCACTACCTACTTCTCGCGCCACCCGCGTCACTTCACTCGCAAAAGAGTTGAGTTGATCCACCATTATATTGATGGTGTTTTTCAACTCTAAGATTTCGCCTTTTACTTGTACAGTAATTTTCTTCGATAAATCACCGTTAGCGATCGCAGTTGTCACGTCGGCGATGTTCCGCACTTGTGCCGTTAAACTTCCTGCCATGAAGTTCACGCTGTCGGTCAAGTCTTTCCACGTACCAGCCACACCGCGCACATCCGCTTGTACACCCAACTTTCCTTCAGTTCCCACCTCTCGCGCCACCCGCGTTACTTCACTGGCAAAGGAACTGAGTTGATCCACCATTGTGTTAATAGTGTTCTTCAACTCCAAGATTTCGCCTTTCACATCTACCGTGATTTTCTTAGAAAGGTCGCCGTTTGCTACAGCTGTCGTCACTTCGGCAATGTTCCGTACTTGTGCCGTCAAACTGCCAGCCATGAAGTTTACACTATCAGTCAAGTCTTTCCACGTACCAGCAACGCCGCGCACTTCTGCTTGTACGCCCAACTTTCCTTCTGCACCCACTTCACGGGCAACCCGCGTCACTTCCCCGGCAAAAGAGTTGAGTTGATCTACCATTATATTGATAGTATTTTTCAACTCTAAAATTTCGCCTTTAACATCTACAGTAATTTTCTTAGAAAGGTCACCAGTTGCCACAGCTGTCGTCACTTCGGCAATGTTCCGCACCTGTGCCGTCAAACTTCCCGCCATGAAGTTTAC
This region of Nostoc sp. UHCC 0302 genomic DNA includes:
- a CDS encoding HAMP domain-containing protein produces the protein MATEQLTKDSDELDLKQLLKTLTAVKRGDFSARMPIDQTGIAGKVADTLNDIIEQNERMAAELQRIGNVVGKEGKISERASLGNVRGSWSDCVTSVNTLITDLVQPTAETARVIRAVANGDLSQTIAPEIEGRPLKGEFLQTAVMVNTMVDQLNSFASEVTRVAREVGTEGKLGVQAQVRGVAGTWKDLTDNVNFMAGNLTAQLRNIAEVTTAVANGDLSKKITVNVKGEILELKNTVNIMVDQLNSFASEVTRVAREVGTEGKLGVQAEVQGVAGTWKDLTDNVNLMAGNLTAQLRNIAEVTTAVANGDLSKKITVDVKGEILDLKNTVNIMVDQLNSFASEVTRVAREVGAEGKLGGQAEVRGVAGTWKDLTDSVNFMAGSLTAQVRNIAEVTTAVATGDLSKKITVDVKGEILELKNTINTMVDQLNSFASEVTRVAREVGTEGKLGVQAEVPGVAGTWKDLTDNVNLMAGSLTSQVRNIAEVTTAIATGDLSKKITVDVKGEILELKNTINIMVDQLSSFASEVTRVAREVGSEGKLGVQADVKGVAGTWKDLTDSVNFMAGSLTAQVRNIAEVTTAVATGDLSKKITVDVKGEILELKNTINIMVDQLNSFAGEVTRVAREVGAEGKLGVQAEVRGVAGTWKDLTDSVNFMAGSLTAQVRNIAEVTTAVANGDLSKKITVDVKGEILELKNTINTMVDQLSSFASEVTRVAREVGTEGKLGVQADVRGVAGTWKDLTDSVNFMAGSLTAQVRNIADVTTAIANGDLSKKITVQVKGEILELKNTINIMVDQLNSFASEVTRVAREVGSEGKLGVQADVRGVAGTWKDLTDSVNFMAGSLTAQVRNIATVTTAVATGDLSKKITVDVKGEILELKNTINTMVDQLNSFASEVTRVAREVGTEGKLGVQAEVRGVAGTWKDLTDSVNSMAGSLTAQVRNIAEVTTAVANGDLSKKITVDVKGEILELKNTINTMVDQLNSFASEVTRVAREVGTEGKLGVQAYVRGVAGTWKDLTDNFNLMAGNLTAQLRNIAEVTKAVANGDLSKKITVDVKGEILELKNTINVMVDQLSSFASEVTRVAREVGTEGKLGGQAEVQGVAGTWKDLTDNVNSMASNLTAQVRGIAKVVTAVANGDLKRKLMLDAKGEIETLAETINEMIDTLATFANQVTTVAREVGIEGKLGGQARVPGAAGTWRDLTDNVNELAATLTTQLRAIAEVATAVTKGDLTRSIAVDAEGEVAILKDNINQMIGNLRETTQKNTEQDWLKTNLAKFTRMLQGQRDLETVSKLILSELAPLVGAQHGVFYLMDGMDSTAYLKLISSYAYRERRHLGNRFHLGEGLVGQCALEKERILLTEVPGDYVKISSGLGEATPLNAVVLPVLFEGQVTAVIELASFRRFSEIHLTFFDQLTESIAIVLNTIAASMRTEELLKQSQSLAEELQTQQNELRETNKRLEQQAQSLKTSEDLLKGQQEELQQTNAELEEKAEMLALQKKEVERKNREIEQARRSLEEKAEQLALSSKYKSEFLANMSHELRTPLNSLLILAKLLTDNVDHNLTSKQVEYSQTIYSAGNDLLALINDILDLAKIESGTMSIDMNHMVLTELSEQVERTFGQIAQNKGLAFTVELAPELPRTIYTDAKRLQQVLKNLLSNAFKFTERGEVSLHIHVAKQGWSRNQETLNRAQTVIAFAVIDTGIGILPEKQKVIFEAFQQADGTTSRKYGGTGLGLSISREIARLFGGEITLVSTPEQGSTFTFYLPQLSPESRILNSESSTSKSLPSTRYPLSPVPSTQSPAPYPQSPDINDDRANIQNGDRVLLIVEDDINFARILIEMAHQQSFKVIAAQNGVAGLALAQQYQPSAVLLDIRMPEMDGWSVLDRLKHDPNTRHIPVHIMTVEEGRQRGLQLGAIAYLQKPLTSETISEALTKIKGFVERRVKNLLIVEDDDTQRLSLVELIGNSDVATTAVGTGAAALEAIRNKHFDCLVLDLGLPDMTGIELIEQIKLEPNGETLPIIVYTGREISKAQETELRRIAETIIVKDVRSPERLLDETALFLHRVQANLPAPKRQILEQLHSQGHFLAGKKVLIVDDDMRNIFALTSMLERYQMVVLYAENGRDGIASLESTPDIDVVLMDVMMPEMDGYETTRLIRQNEQFKTLPIIALTAKAMQGDREKCIEAGASDYITKPVDTEQLLSLLRVWLYR